Proteins co-encoded in one Yamadazyma tenuis chromosome 1, complete sequence genomic window:
- the MNN13_2 gene encoding mannosyltransferase (EggNog:ENOG503NZ5A; COG:S; CAZy:GT71), which produces MSAVFYDSLSDDTKAKIVAAARNKMVDLPESFHKVSKHFPSDYLTAQDSGLPKQEVWFVNTYNAIHDNFKDKFKRFANKFLATLFNSFEEFMLIDADTILLQSPSEFFDLKDYISTGAYFFKDRTAPQFRPPGDTKFFQKITPSILDTLMFDIPIITQKTLGLEFFDGMGHFMESGVVLINRHLHFNSILTMLQMNFFRPVTARVHGDKEIFWLGFAASGDEDYHFNKNFAASIGTITSQEERLTSQGNHKKSQELCSPHPGHINENGKLVWFNSGFKFCGKSDLVDFEAEVKKQEHFKFLKDAKSMQEYYEGSLILKSAIIPPFMGKLVTRADNKVEEPAEGWHMEGGYCHSYLWCAYSSIGGLTSDGQDNTQVGQVFEFDQDSIDLSSYFGDIWVGNE; this is translated from the exons ATGTCAGCAG TCTTCTATGACTCGCTCAGTGACGATACCAAAGCAAAAATAGTCGCCGCTGCTAGAAACAAAATGGTGGACTTACCAGAAAGCTTCCACAAAGTTTCCAAGCATTTCCCATCCGACTACCTCACTGCACAAGACAGTGGATTACCAAAGCAAGAAGTGTGGTTCGTCAATACGTACAACGCTATTCAcgacaacttcaaggatAAGTTCAAGCGGTTTGCCAATAAGTTCCTAGCAAcgttgttcaattcatttgAGGAATTCATGTTAATTGATGCTGATACTATATTGTTGCAAAGTCCATCCGAATTTTtcgacttgaaggactACATATCTACGGGAgcctacttcttcaaggataGAACCGCTCCCCAATTCAGACCACCAGGTGATACTAAATTCTTTCAGAAGATTACTCCTTCGATTTTGGACACATTGATGTTTGATATCCCCATAATCACCCAGAAGACTCTTGGATTGGAGTTCTTTGACGGAATGGGCCATTTCATGGAAAGTGGAGTGGTACTAATCAATAGACACTTacacttcaactccataTTGACAATGCTCCAAATGAACTTTTTTAGGCCTGTTACCGCCAGAGTTCATGGagacaaagagatattCTGGTTGGGATTTGCCGCCAGTGGTGACGAAGACTAtcacttcaacaagaatttcgCTGCGTCGATCGGGACTATTACTAGCCAGGAGGAAAGATTGACCAGTCAAGGAAACCATAAGAAATCCCAGGAACTATGTTCGCCTCATCCAGGACACATCAATGAGAATGGAAAGTTGGTGTGGTTTAACTCAgggttcaagttctgtgGGAAAAGcgatcttgttgattttgaagccGAAGTCAAGAAACAAGAGCACTTTAAGTTCTTAAAGGACGCCAAATCCATGCAAGAGTATTACGAAGGATCTTTAATACTTAAAAGCGCTATTATTCCTCCCTTCATGGGAAAATTGGTAACACGTGCTGAtaacaaagttgaagagccAGCAGAAGGCTGGCACATGGAAGGTGGATATTGTCACAGTTATTTATGGTGTGCATACTCTTCAATAGGTGGACTTACTTCTGATGGACAAGATAACACTCAAGTGGGGCAAGTGTTTGAGTTCGATCAGGACTCTATAGACTTGTCCTCCTATTTTGGTGACATTTGGGTTGGAAATGAGTGA